The Clostridioides difficile genome has a segment encoding these proteins:
- a CDS encoding 5'-methylthioadenosine/adenosylhomocysteine nucleosidase: MNVIGIIGAMDEEVSILVNLMDIKETVKKASLEFHKGTLEGKNVVLVRCGIGKVNSALCAQILISEFKVDAIVNTGVAGALNENLDVNDIVISTDAIQYDVDTTAFGDPKGVIPRMETSVFKADERLVEAAYKSSIEETKTHKVLKGRVVTGDIFINSKELKEELVNDFNGYCGEMEGGAIAHVCYLNNIPFVIIRAMSDKADGSAGVAYEVFVHEAANNSKDIVLSMLKSI; encoded by the coding sequence ATGAACGTTATAGGAATTATAGGTGCAATGGATGAAGAAGTAAGTATATTAGTAAATTTAATGGATATTAAAGAAACTGTAAAAAAAGCTAGCTTAGAATTTCATAAAGGGACTTTAGAAGGAAAAAATGTAGTATTAGTAAGGTGTGGCATAGGAAAAGTTAACTCTGCTCTTTGTGCACAAATATTAATAAGTGAATTTAAAGTTGATGCTATTGTCAATACAGGTGTTGCGGGGGCTTTAAATGAAAATCTTGATGTCAATGATATAGTAATTTCAACGGATGCAATACAATACGATGTAGATACTACTGCATTTGGAGACCCTAAAGGTGTTATACCAAGAATGGAAACATCTGTATTTAAAGCAGATGAAAGACTTGTAGAAGCTGCTTATAAATCTTCTATAGAAGAGACAAAAACTCATAAAGTATTAAAAGGAAGAGTAGTAACAGGAGATATATTTATAAACTCTAAAGAATTAAAAGAAGAATTAGTAAATGATTTTAATGGGTATTGTGGAGAGATGGAAGGTGGAGCTATAGCTCATGTATGTTACTTAAATAATATTCCATTTGTCATAATAAGAGCGATGTCTGATAAAGCAGATGGAAGTGCTGGCGTTGCATATGAAGTATTTGTACATGAGGCAGCCAACAATTCTAAAGATATCGTATTAAGTATGTTAAAATCAATATAA